A stretch of the Candidatus Woesearchaeota archaeon genome encodes the following:
- a CDS encoding PspC domain-containing protein, whose protein sequence is MSRKIKKLYRSKNQRVIAGVCGGFAEYIETDPTVIRLIFILILIVTGILPGIIFYIISAIIIPEK, encoded by the coding sequence ATGTCTAGAAAAATTAAGAAACTATATCGTTCAAAAAATCAAAGAGTAATAGCTGGAGTTTGTGGTGGCTTTGCTGAATATATTGAAACAGACCCAACAGTAATCAGATTAATATTCATTTTAATCCTAATAGTAACTGGAATATTACCTGGAATAATCTTTTACATAATATCTGCAATAATAATTCCAGAAAAATAA
- a CDS encoding alpha amylase C-terminal domain-containing protein, which translates to MDKKYDYQWEYLYDNQKPMKDLSLWDSNFGVKIIERDVLGVASKVKLSLLIDNSNLDIFVVGNFNDWGKNDLNKYKLKHDEHSIFAYIVLNNLKHKDEYKFLVVDKQKKFYIQDPAGAYFSDSGNTIFWDFEDPSSYKQEYSFVDTFNRAVKILQTDLPGLVSHFADKKGVCARDVSQKSLYEFIAESSVIDEIKKQGYNSVQFLPFAQSIDGSNWKFRYLVPFQYAIQKNWGNPDEFAYMIDMFHKAGIAVIGDFVLGHLPHKDYNIFGQSCSEHGIHHWKKKDGTYLYLKDETSWGTMRIDFDNNYVRDFFTSSCLHFMKHYKIDGFRIDNVDGIIRYGQNGDGDERPNGRNFLRELNSSIYDYNPSALIHFEAHYYFDDNAKMLVAPIESNPRALGASAYNSSRLTYFFHKDFMFKGGNDISIWRVKHIMEEKEWGRSNSTVADFHNHDAAAGLMAMRCTGAYAYDCMTEGSFSNHIHAVGKIKVMEAIIAFGCEGRILDLAQTFLLQPGTFEHDSSIRWYLTFNQANKALFDFKRDVNLIMDESAFWPVNVRGREYLNVDDKSKVLVIKRESDEGEFIVVINTGGNIIHNYKVGVKSEENYKCVFNSDDLKYAGMGLANYSVELVNRESKNFEVLDREVELASLAPYGVVVLKRVL; encoded by the coding sequence ATGGATAAAAAATATGATTATCAATGGGAATATTTATATGATAATCAAAAACCAATGAAAGATTTGAGTTTATGGGATAGTAATTTTGGTGTTAAAATTATTGAAAGGGATGTTTTAGGTGTTGCTAGTAAGGTTAAACTTTCACTTCTTATTGATAATTCAAATTTAGATATTTTTGTTGTTGGTAATTTTAATGATTGGGGTAAGAATGATTTGAACAAATATAAGTTAAAGCATGATGAACATAGTATTTTTGCGTATATTGTTTTGAATAATCTTAAGCATAAGGATGAGTATAAATTTTTAGTAGTGGATAAACAAAAGAAATTTTATATTCAAGATCCTGCTGGAGCTTATTTCTCAGATTCCGGAAATACTATTTTTTGGGATTTTGAAGATCCATCTAGTTATAAACAAGAATATAGTTTTGTTGATACTTTTAATCGAGCAGTTAAAATTTTACAGACAGATTTACCTGGACTTGTTTCGCATTTTGCAGATAAGAAAGGTGTTTGCGCTAGAGATGTTTCACAGAAGAGTTTGTATGAGTTTATTGCTGAGAGCTCAGTTATTGATGAGATAAAGAAGCAAGGATATAATTCAGTACAATTTTTACCTTTTGCTCAAAGTATAGATGGTTCTAATTGGAAGTTTAGATATCTTGTTCCTTTTCAATATGCAATTCAGAAGAATTGGGGGAATCCTGATGAGTTCGCTTATATGATTGATATGTTTCATAAGGCAGGAATTGCAGTTATTGGAGATTTTGTTTTAGGTCATCTACCTCATAAAGATTATAATATTTTTGGACAGTCTTGTAGTGAACATGGGATTCATCATTGGAAGAAAAAAGATGGTACTTATTTGTATTTGAAGGATGAGACTTCTTGGGGTACTATGAGAATTGATTTTGACAATAATTATGTTAGGGATTTCTTTACTAGTTCTTGTTTGCATTTTATGAAGCATTACAAAATTGATGGGTTTAGAATTGATAATGTTGATGGTATTATTAGATATGGTCAAAATGGAGATGGTGATGAGAGACCTAATGGTAGGAATTTCTTGCGTGAGTTGAATTCAAGTATTTATGATTATAATCCTTCTGCACTTATTCATTTTGAAGCGCATTATTATTTTGATGATAATGCTAAGATGCTTGTTGCTCCAATTGAGAGTAATCCTAGAGCACTTGGTGCTAGTGCTTATAATAGTTCAAGATTGACTTATTTTTTTCATAAAGATTTCATGTTTAAAGGTGGGAATGATATTTCTATTTGGAGAGTTAAACATATTATGGAAGAAAAAGAATGGGGAAGGTCTAATTCAACTGTTGCTGATTTTCATAATCATGATGCTGCAGCAGGACTTATGGCTATGAGATGTACTGGGGCTTATGCTTATGATTGTATGACTGAGGGAAGTTTTTCTAATCATATTCATGCTGTTGGTAAAATTAAAGTAATGGAGGCAATTATTGCTTTTGGTTGCGAAGGTAGAATTCTTGATTTAGCGCAAACATTTTTATTACAACCAGGAACTTTTGAACATGATTCTTCTATTAGATGGTATCTAACTTTTAATCAAGCAAATAAGGCTCTTTTTGATTTTAAGAGAGATGTTAATTTGATTATGGATGAGAGCGCTTTCTGGCCAGTTAATGTTAGAGGTAGAGAATATCTAAATGTTGATGATAAGAGTAAGGTTTTAGTTATTAAGAGGGAGTCTGATGAGGGTGAGTTCATTGTAGTGATTAATACCGGAGGAAATATTATTCATAATTATAAGGTTGGAGTAAAGTCTGAGGAAAATTATAAGTGTGTATTTAATTCAGATGATTTGAAATATGCTGGTATGGGTCTTGCAAATTATTCTGTTGAATTAGTTAATCGTGAGTCTAAGAATTTTGAAGTTTTAGATAGGGAAGTTGAACTTGCAAGTTTAGCTCCTTATGGAGTTGTTGTTTTGAAGAGAGTTTTATGA
- a CDS encoding VTT domain-containing protein, with protein sequence MSKKKNIFYDKDLMFSYDFNRKLFLNFAYFFGFILFVSFILYYVFSIRISNNLFSIIVNGFFSHIYLQLKSTTFLGAFYTTLFGGLFFVFVPLEIIFVAFLRAEHNPISIILLFILGLVISYSINYEIGMRLGNISKKIISIKKFYKIKSMVNRYGVYAIFVFNVLPLPSQPLSTILGVFKYSRNKFYIFFILGQLIKFSMITLGYIYIS encoded by the coding sequence ATGTCAAAAAAGAAGAATATTTTTTATGATAAGGATTTAATGTTTAGTTACGATTTTAATAGAAAATTGTTTTTGAATTTTGCATATTTTTTTGGTTTTATCCTTTTTGTTAGTTTTATTTTGTATTATGTTTTTTCTATTAGAATTTCTAATAATTTATTTTCAATTATTGTTAATGGTTTCTTTTCGCATATTTACCTACAATTAAAAAGTACTACTTTTTTGGGGGCATTTTATACAACTTTATTTGGTGGTTTGTTTTTTGTTTTTGTTCCTTTAGAAATTATTTTTGTTGCTTTTTTGAGGGCTGAACATAATCCTATCTCGATTATTTTACTTTTTATTTTAGGTTTGGTTATTTCTTACTCAATAAATTATGAAATAGGTATGCGATTAGGAAATATTTCTAAGAAAATTATTTCTATTAAAAAGTTCTATAAAATTAAAAGTATGGTTAATCGTTATGGTGTTTACGCAATTTTTGTGTTTAATGTTTTGCCTTTGCCTTCGCAACCTTTGTCTACAATTTTAGGGGTTTTTAAGTATAGTCGAAATAAATTCTATATTTTTTTCATTTTGGGTCAATTAATTAAGTTTTCGATGATTACTTTGGGATATATTTATATATCATAA